The stretch of DNA GCATCCGGCCCTACACCCTCACGGTTGAAGAGGGCCAGGTAGAGAAGTTCGGCCCCTTCGAGTGCGAATTCGTGGCCGTCAACCACTCGATTCCTGACGCCTTGGCCGTCTTCATCCGCACTGCAGGCGGCACTGTCCTGCACACCGGCGACTTCAAGATGGACCAGCTTCCGCTCGATGGCCGGATCACTGACCTCCGGCACTTCGCGAAGCTCGGCGAAGAGGGCGTTGACCTCTTTATGTCGGACTCCACCAACGCGGACGTCCCGGGATTCACCACCGCGGAAAAGGAGATCGGCCCGACCCTGGAGCGGCTGTTCGGCCAGGCCACGAAGCGCATCATCGTGGCGTCCTTCTCCTCGCACGTCCACCGCGTCCAGCAGGTCCTGGACGCTGCCGCCAAGCACAACCGCAAAGTGGCTTTCGTTGGCCGCTCCATGGTCCGGAACATGGCCATCGCGGAGAAGCTGGGTTACCTGGATGTTCCGCCCGGCCTGATCGTGGACATCAAGAACATCGACAACCTGCCGGACAACCGCGTGGTCCTGATGTCCACCGGTTCCCAGGGGGAGCCGATGGCGGCGTTGTCCCGGATGGCCAACGGCGACCACCGCGTGGTGGTGGGCGACGGCGATACCGTGATCCTGGCGTCCAGCCTCATCCCCGGAAACGAAAACGCAGTCTTCCGCATCATCAACGGCCTGCTGAAACTCGGGGCCGACGTCATCCACAAGGGCAACGCCAAGGTCCACGTCTCCGGCCACGCCGCGGCCGGCGAACTCCTCTACTGCTACAACATCCTTGAGCCCCTCAACGCCATGCCCGTGCACGGCGAGACCCGGCACCTGATCGCCAACGGCAAGATCGCCATCGAGTCCGGTGTCCCGGAAGCCAGCGTGATCCTCGCAGACAACGGTACCGTGATCGACCTGAAGGACCACCGCGCCGACGTGGTGGGACAGGTTGAAGTGGGCTTCGTCTACGTGGACGGGTCCAGCGTGGGCGAAATTACCGACGCCGACCTCAAGGACCGCCGCATCCTCGGCGACGAGGGCTTTATCTCCATCATCACGGTCATCAACCGGACCACCGGCAAGGTTGTCTCCGGTCCGGAAATCCACGCACGCGGCGTGGCCGAGGACGATTCTGTCTTTGATGACATCATCCCCAAGATCAATGCAGCGCTGGAAGAAGCAGTGCTGAACCACGCGGACCACACCAGCCACCAGCTCCAGCAGGTTGTGCGCCGGGTGGTCGGCACCTGGGTCAACCGCAAGCTCCGCCGCAAGCCGATGATCATCCCCGTGGTCCTCGAGGCTTAACAGGTCCCGCACCGGCTCCGGCCCGTATTCCCGCCACGTGCAGGAAGTACGGGCCGGAGGTGTTTAAACGGCCCGAACCGGCCTGCTTGATTGAGGGGGATTGGCGGGCTCCAAATCCCCGGGAAACCCGTGCTGTTCCGGTACCGTGGCTAGTATGGCCACTCGTACTACTTCCGCGCCCAATGGTTCCAGCAGGGCCGGCTCCGGCAGCAAATCCGGCGGCTCCGGCGGCCGCGGGTCCGGCTCCACGGCAGCCAAATC from Pseudarthrobacter siccitolerans encodes:
- a CDS encoding ribonuclease J codes for the protein MTQIALTGLVTPPRLPNGTLRIVPLGGLGEIGRNMAVFEIDGKLLIVDCGVLFPEETQPGVDLILPDFSYIEDRLDDVVAVVLTHGHEDHIGAVPYLLRLRNDIPLVGSQLTLALIEAKLQEHRIRPYTLTVEEGQVEKFGPFECEFVAVNHSIPDALAVFIRTAGGTVLHTGDFKMDQLPLDGRITDLRHFAKLGEEGVDLFMSDSTNADVPGFTTAEKEIGPTLERLFGQATKRIIVASFSSHVHRVQQVLDAAAKHNRKVAFVGRSMVRNMAIAEKLGYLDVPPGLIVDIKNIDNLPDNRVVLMSTGSQGEPMAALSRMANGDHRVVVGDGDTVILASSLIPGNENAVFRIINGLLKLGADVIHKGNAKVHVSGHAAAGELLYCYNILEPLNAMPVHGETRHLIANGKIAIESGVPEASVILADNGTVIDLKDHRADVVGQVEVGFVYVDGSSVGEITDADLKDRRILGDEGFISIITVINRTTGKVVSGPEIHARGVAEDDSVFDDIIPKINAALEEAVLNHADHTSHQLQQVVRRVVGTWVNRKLRRKPMIIPVVLEA